One Luteimonas sp. MC1825 DNA segment encodes these proteins:
- the cls gene encoding cardiolipin synthase translates to MLDWLRDAWQALLAIPHLGLYLGVAWLAYLVVLGGWIILQKREPVATLSWLLGLALLPYLGLLVYHVFGPQRIHRHRLRRARSRGNVTHGDVDAGHADGVELVRLSQATTGLPPSSARDVRLLVDGAAKYSALLADIAAARRHVHLEYYIYEPDHTGAALRDALAERARAGVAVRLLVDAVGSGGARRFFQPLLDAGGEVAWFHPMRLGQFWRRPWANLRTHRKIVVIDGRIAYTGGMNISDAQDERRGADAYRDLHLRLEGDVVRVLQLVFAEDWTYATGSRDFLSDVARETPHESAPGPIRAQVLTSGPDSPWEAIHRLHVATIHAARKRVWMTTPYFVPGEAAMMALTSAAMAGLDVRLLVPRESDSKLVTLAARSYFGALLMAGVKVHEYGPRLLHSKTLLVDDDLAIIGSANFDHRSFRLNFEVSVLFDDPAIAAELAALIEGEMASAPRVHRGRTRSLLGARMPEALARLLSPLL, encoded by the coding sequence ATGTTGGACTGGTTGCGGGACGCCTGGCAGGCGCTGCTCGCCATTCCCCACCTCGGGCTCTACCTGGGCGTGGCCTGGCTGGCGTACCTGGTGGTGCTGGGAGGCTGGATCATCCTGCAGAAGCGCGAGCCCGTGGCCACGTTGAGCTGGCTGCTGGGGCTGGCGCTGCTGCCCTACCTCGGCCTGCTGGTCTACCACGTGTTCGGGCCGCAGCGGATCCACCGTCATCGCCTGCGCCGCGCCAGGAGCCGCGGCAACGTGACGCATGGCGACGTCGACGCCGGCCATGCCGACGGCGTGGAACTGGTGCGGCTGTCGCAGGCCACCACCGGCCTGCCGCCATCGTCCGCCCGCGACGTGCGCCTGCTGGTCGACGGCGCCGCGAAGTACAGCGCCCTGCTCGCCGACATCGCCGCGGCGCGCCGGCACGTGCACCTCGAGTACTACATCTACGAACCCGACCACACCGGTGCCGCGCTGCGCGATGCACTGGCCGAGCGCGCGCGCGCCGGCGTGGCGGTGCGCCTGCTGGTGGATGCGGTGGGCTCCGGAGGCGCGCGCCGCTTCTTCCAGCCGCTGCTCGACGCCGGTGGCGAAGTGGCGTGGTTCCATCCGATGCGCCTCGGCCAGTTCTGGCGGCGGCCCTGGGCCAACCTGCGCACGCACCGCAAGATCGTGGTGATCGATGGCCGCATCGCCTACACCGGCGGCATGAACATCAGCGACGCCCAGGACGAGCGCCGCGGCGCGGACGCCTACCGCGACCTGCACCTCAGGCTGGAAGGCGACGTGGTGCGCGTGCTGCAGCTGGTGTTCGCCGAGGACTGGACCTATGCCACCGGCAGCCGCGACTTCCTGTCCGACGTCGCGCGTGAAACCCCGCATGAATCCGCGCCCGGCCCGATCCGCGCCCAGGTGCTGACCTCGGGCCCGGACTCGCCGTGGGAGGCGATCCACCGCCTGCACGTCGCCACCATCCACGCCGCGCGCAAGCGGGTGTGGATGACCACCCCGTACTTCGTGCCCGGCGAGGCGGCGATGATGGCGCTCACTTCCGCCGCCATGGCCGGGCTGGACGTGCGCCTGCTGGTGCCGCGCGAGAGCGACTCCAAGCTGGTCACGCTGGCCGCGCGCTCCTACTTCGGCGCGCTGCTGATGGCGGGGGTGAAGGTCCACGAGTACGGCCCGCGCCTGCTGCACAGCAAGACGCTGCTGGTCGACGACGACTTGGCGATCATCGGCAGCGCCAACTTCGACCACCGCAGCTTCCGGCTGAACTTCGAGGTGTCGGTGCTGTTCGACGACCCCGCGATCGCGGCTGAACTCGCTGCGCTGATCGAGGGCGAGATGGCAAGCGCGCCGCGCGTGCATCGTGGCCGGACCCGGTCGCTGCTCGGGGCGCGCATGCCCGAGGCGCTGGCGCGGCTGCTGTCGCCCCTGCTGTGA
- a CDS encoding ATP-binding protein → MPQPLPHNRSACTGTVAGAMPAADPHDRAPAPDSDLAQQLAACRLELAATQRDLELLSHGVSHDLRAPLRAVEGFAALLEQHASAGLDATARDHLARVRAAAARMSTLIDGLLALSRAARAPLNIVDVDASLLAEWTLAELQDADPARAVELHVQPGIVVRGDERQLKLLLEQLLDNAWKFSRGRDRVHVAVTAVNVGDDVRISVRDHGSGFDPARGERIFEPFQRLHGADEGAGHGLGLAIAQRIAERHGATISADAVAGEGCTFQVTLPRGGSGVGTPEGGQGNPP, encoded by the coding sequence ATGCCGCAGCCACTCCCGCACAACCGGTCCGCGTGCACCGGCACCGTGGCCGGCGCGATGCCCGCCGCGGACCCGCACGACCGCGCGCCCGCGCCGGATTCCGATCTTGCGCAGCAGCTGGCGGCCTGCCGCCTGGAACTCGCGGCCACGCAGCGCGATCTCGAACTGCTTTCGCACGGCGTCTCGCATGACCTGCGCGCGCCACTGCGCGCGGTGGAAGGCTTCGCGGCGCTGCTGGAGCAGCATGCAAGTGCCGGCCTGGATGCCACCGCCCGCGACCATCTCGCCCGCGTGCGCGCCGCCGCCGCGCGCATGTCCACCCTGATCGACGGGCTGCTGGCGCTGTCGCGCGCCGCGCGCGCGCCGCTGAACATCGTCGACGTGGATGCCAGCCTGCTCGCGGAGTGGACGCTGGCCGAATTGCAGGATGCCGACCCTGCGCGCGCGGTCGAACTCCACGTGCAGCCCGGCATCGTCGTGCGCGGCGACGAGCGCCAGCTCAAGCTGCTGCTCGAACAGCTGCTGGACAATGCCTGGAAGTTTTCGCGCGGCCGCGACCGGGTGCATGTGGCGGTGACGGCGGTCAACGTGGGCGACGACGTGCGCATCTCGGTGCGCGACCACGGCAGCGGCTTCGATCCCGCGCGTGGCGAACGCATCTTCGAGCCGTTCCAGCGCCTGCACGGCGCGGACGAGGGCGCGGGCCACGGGCTGGGGCTGGCGATCGCGCAACGCATCGCCGAACGGCACGGCGCGACCATCAGCGCGGACGCCGTGGCCGGCGAAGGCTGCACGTTCCAGGTGACGCTGCCACGCGGCGGCAGTGGCGTCGGCACGCCGGAGGGCGGGCAGGGGAACCCGCCGTGA
- a CDS encoding response regulator codes for MSTRPILLVEDNPDDVELTRIAFAEANIANALTVVTDGAAALDYLFARGAHADRDPDDLPSIVLLDLNLPKVDGREVLQAIRSHERTRSLPVVVLTTSGEPFDVEASYALGANSYIRKPVDFGQFVWAVKQVGLYWLVLNHGREPQ; via the coding sequence GTGAGCACCCGCCCGATCCTGCTGGTGGAGGACAACCCGGACGACGTCGAACTGACGCGCATCGCGTTCGCCGAAGCCAACATCGCCAACGCACTCACCGTGGTCACCGATGGCGCCGCGGCGCTCGACTACCTGTTCGCACGCGGCGCGCATGCTGACCGCGATCCCGACGACCTGCCGTCGATCGTGCTGCTCGACCTCAACCTGCCCAAGGTCGACGGCCGCGAGGTGCTGCAGGCGATCCGCAGCCACGAGCGCACGCGCAGCCTGCCTGTGGTGGTGCTCACCACCAGCGGGGAACCGTTCGACGTCGAAGCGAGTTACGCGCTCGGCGCCAACAGCTACATCCGCAAGCCGGTGGATTTCGGCCAGTTCGTGTGGGCGGTGAAGCAGGTCGGGCTGTACTGGCTGGTGCTCAACCACGGCCGCGAGCCGCAGTGA
- a CDS encoding 2OG-Fe(II) oxygenase: MAATRDFIEVTAGALDAATCAAIVERIHASDALQPGRVGSGVFPELKKSRDIALAGRPDWADVEQALNVAVYGGLLAYLRQYPQALIAPLMLQQPGADGALRRLAADDITAMDDAALGRLAMTCLRPGSVNLQWYRADEGGYPYWHCELYPRDAPCETLHRHLLWTLYLNDGFSAGETEFLFQERKVAPRTGDLLIAPTAFTHTHRGNRPAGGDKFIATSWILFQRAETLFPAGA; this comes from the coding sequence ATGGCCGCGACCCGAGACTTCATCGAGGTCACCGCAGGCGCGCTGGATGCCGCGACCTGCGCGGCGATCGTGGAACGCATCCACGCCAGCGACGCGCTGCAGCCGGGGCGCGTCGGCAGCGGCGTGTTCCCCGAGTTGAAGAAGAGCCGCGACATCGCGCTCGCCGGGCGTCCGGACTGGGCCGATGTCGAGCAGGCGCTCAATGTGGCGGTGTACGGTGGCCTGCTCGCGTACCTGCGGCAATACCCGCAGGCGCTGATCGCGCCGCTGATGCTGCAGCAGCCGGGTGCCGATGGCGCCCTGCGCCGGCTTGCAGCCGACGACATCACGGCGATGGACGATGCGGCGCTGGGCCGGCTGGCGATGACCTGCCTGCGCCCGGGCAGCGTGAACCTGCAGTGGTACCGCGCCGACGAGGGCGGCTATCCCTACTGGCACTGCGAGCTGTATCCGCGCGACGCGCCGTGCGAAACCCTGCACCGCCACCTGCTGTGGACGCTCTACCTCAACGACGGATTCAGCGCAGGCGAGACCGAATTCCTGTTCCAGGAACGCAAGGTGGCACCGCGCACCGGCGACCTGCTGATCGCGCCGACCGCGTTCACCCACACCCATCGCGGCAACCGCCCGGCGGGCGGCGACAAGTTCATCGCCACCAGCTGGATCCTGTTCCAGCGCGCCGAAACGCTGTTCCCCGCCGGCGCCTAG
- a CDS encoding class 1 fructose-bisphosphatase: protein MSGPVSLTRHLIEAQRAGHIEPDLRLLIEVVARACKSISVAVGRGALGGVLGDAVSAAGGDSVNVQGEAQKKLDVLSNEILLEANAWGGHLAACASEEMEHCQPIPDAYPRGAYLLLFDPLDGSSNIDVNVSVGTIFSVLRCPENVDTVGDEHFLQPGTAQVAAGYCVYGPQTTLVLTIGQGTHAFTLDREQGAFVLTRSDIRIPDETREFAINMSNQRHWEPAMQGYVSELLAGREGPRGKDFNMRWVASMVADVHRILTRGGIFIYPWDRKDPGKPGKLRLMYEANPMAMLVEQAGGAATDGRGRILDIAPTTLHQRVPVFLGSKAEVEVATRQHCEHDAAHAGATTA, encoded by the coding sequence ATGTCCGGTCCCGTTTCCCTCACCCGCCACCTCATCGAGGCGCAGCGCGCCGGGCACATCGAGCCCGACCTGCGGCTGTTGATCGAAGTCGTGGCGCGTGCCTGCAAGTCGATCTCGGTGGCGGTCGGGCGCGGCGCGCTCGGCGGCGTGCTGGGCGATGCGGTCTCGGCCGCCGGCGGCGACAGCGTCAACGTGCAGGGCGAGGCGCAGAAGAAGCTCGACGTGCTGTCCAACGAGATCCTGCTCGAGGCCAACGCCTGGGGCGGGCACCTGGCGGCCTGTGCATCGGAAGAGATGGAGCACTGCCAGCCCATCCCGGATGCCTACCCGCGCGGCGCCTACCTGCTGCTGTTCGATCCGCTCGACGGCTCCAGCAACATCGACGTCAACGTGTCGGTGGGCACCATTTTTTCGGTGCTGCGCTGCCCGGAAAACGTGGACACCGTCGGCGACGAGCACTTCCTGCAGCCCGGCACCGCGCAGGTCGCGGCCGGCTACTGCGTGTACGGCCCGCAGACCACCCTGGTGCTGACCATCGGCCAAGGCACGCATGCGTTCACGCTGGACCGCGAGCAGGGCGCGTTCGTGCTGACCCGCAGCGACATCCGCATCCCGGACGAGACCCGCGAGTTCGCCATCAACATGTCCAACCAGCGCCACTGGGAGCCGGCCATGCAGGGCTACGTCAGCGAGCTGCTGGCCGGCCGCGAAGGCCCGCGCGGCAAGGACTTCAACATGCGCTGGGTGGCCTCGATGGTCGCCGACGTGCACCGCATCCTGACCCGCGGCGGCATCTTCATCTATCCCTGGGACCGCAAGGACCCGGGCAAGCCCGGCAAGCTCAGGCTGATGTACGAGGCCAACCCGATGGCGATGCTGGTGGAGCAGGCCGGCGGCGCCGCGACCGACGGCCGCGGCCGCATCCTCGACATCGCGCCGACCACCCTGCACCAGCGCGTGCCGGTGTTCCTCGGGTCGAAGGCCGAGGTCGAGGTGGCGACGCGCCAGCATTGCGAGCACGACGCCGCGCACGCGGGCGCGACCACCGCATGA
- a CDS encoding TonB-dependent receptor — protein sequence MTPPQLSALARALALALVVPAVAHAAPPASPRQPEAPAPTTLDRVIVEDTRLRTVPAFDTPASTATVDLSGERSDASADVSEVLRGIPGLLARDRQNLAQDTQLSIRGFGARATFGVRGLRLYADGIPASMPDGQGQLSHFSLAGADRIEVLRGPFSALHGNSSGGVVSIHSADGQAGDPWRLRATVGSDGTWTGAARLLGGNDIVGYNFAVSRLDTDGWRDHSAARRDVANLKLGFDLGERRKLSLVLNHVDIPEAQDPLGLTAAQMRADPRQAVANAYVFDTRKSVRQSQAGAVYEHGLGDAHALRLSAWGGDREVTQVLPIPAAPQRNPLHSGGVIDLDNRYAGFDARWSWSGSLASRPLELAAGAGGERQRQRRRGFENFVGDALGVRGTLRRDERNEVETDDLYAQAWWQVAPRWSLLLGARHSEVGFTSSDRYVAEGNPDDSGRVDYSETSPVAGVTFAPSEHLRLYASVGRGFETPTFNELSYRADGGAGLAFGLRPAVSDNHELGLKWRTPTGGLLEAALFRADTDDEIAVATNVAGRSSYRNAGSARRQGVELAWLQPLGDAWDLQLAATQLEAEFRGGAAAGGGTAMAGRIPGVPERHAQARLQWQSGPWTAAFEAEAMGDVMVNDAGSESAAGYGLLHVEAARRWPTAAGPVRVFARVDNLLDRAHIGSVIVNEGNGRFYEPGGGRTWLLGLEWTFARP from the coding sequence ATGACTCCTCCCCAGCTTTCCGCCCTCGCGCGAGCGCTCGCACTTGCACTCGTCGTCCCCGCCGTGGCCCACGCCGCGCCGCCCGCCAGCCCGCGGCAGCCTGAGGCTCCGGCCCCCACCACCCTCGACCGCGTCATCGTTGAAGACACCCGCCTGCGCACCGTGCCGGCTTTCGACACGCCCGCGTCCACCGCCACCGTGGATCTCTCCGGCGAGCGCTCCGACGCCAGCGCCGACGTCTCCGAGGTCCTGCGCGGCATCCCCGGCCTGCTCGCCCGCGACCGCCAGAACCTGGCGCAGGACACCCAGCTCTCCATCCGCGGCTTCGGTGCGCGCGCGACCTTCGGGGTGCGCGGGCTGCGGCTGTACGCCGACGGCATTCCGGCGTCGATGCCGGATGGCCAGGGCCAGCTGTCGCATTTCAGCCTCGCCGGCGCGGATCGCATTGAAGTCTTGCGTGGGCCGTTCTCGGCGCTGCACGGCAACTCGTCGGGCGGGGTGGTGTCGATCCACAGCGCCGACGGCCAGGCCGGTGATCCGTGGCGGCTGCGGGCCACGGTCGGCAGCGATGGCACCTGGACCGGCGCGGCGCGGCTGCTCGGCGGCAACGACATCGTCGGCTACAACTTCGCGGTCTCGCGCCTGGATACCGACGGCTGGCGCGATCATTCCGCGGCGCGGCGCGACGTGGCCAACCTGAAGCTTGGCTTCGACCTGGGTGAACGCCGCAAGCTGAGCCTGGTGCTCAACCACGTCGACATCCCCGAGGCGCAGGATCCACTCGGGCTCACCGCGGCGCAGATGCGCGCGGATCCGCGGCAGGCGGTGGCCAATGCGTACGTCTTCGACACGCGCAAGAGCGTGCGCCAGTCGCAGGCCGGCGCGGTGTACGAGCACGGCTTGGGCGATGCGCACGCGCTGCGCCTGTCGGCCTGGGGCGGCGACCGCGAAGTGACGCAGGTGCTGCCGATCCCGGCGGCGCCGCAGCGCAATCCGCTGCATTCGGGCGGAGTGATCGATCTCGACAACCGCTACGCCGGCTTCGATGCGCGCTGGTCGTGGAGCGGCAGCCTGGCGTCGCGGCCGCTGGAGCTTGCGGCGGGTGCGGGCGGCGAGCGCCAGCGGCAGCGGCGCCGCGGCTTCGAGAACTTCGTCGGCGACGCGCTCGGCGTGCGCGGCACGCTGCGTCGCGACGAGCGCAACGAGGTGGAGACCGACGACCTCTATGCGCAGGCGTGGTGGCAGGTCGCGCCGCGCTGGTCGCTGCTGCTCGGCGCGCGCCACAGCGAGGTCGGCTTCACCTCGAGCGACCGCTACGTCGCCGAAGGCAATCCCGACGACAGCGGGCGCGTCGACTATTCGGAAACCTCGCCGGTGGCCGGCGTCACCTTCGCGCCGTCGGAGCACCTGCGGCTGTACGCCTCGGTCGGCCGCGGCTTTGAAACGCCGACCTTCAACGAGCTGTCGTACCGCGCCGACGGTGGCGCCGGCCTGGCGTTCGGGCTGCGTCCGGCGGTCAGCGACAACCACGAGCTCGGCCTGAAGTGGCGCACGCCCACCGGCGGCCTGCTCGAGGCGGCGCTGTTCCGCGCCGACACCGATGACGAGATCGCGGTCGCGACCAACGTCGCCGGACGCAGCAGCTACCGCAACGCCGGCAGCGCGCGCCGCCAGGGCGTGGAGCTGGCGTGGCTGCAGCCGCTGGGCGACGCCTGGGACCTGCAGCTGGCGGCGACGCAGCTGGAAGCGGAATTCCGTGGCGGCGCGGCCGCCGGCGGTGGCACGGCCATGGCCGGCCGCATCCCCGGCGTACCCGAGCGCCACGCCCAGGCCCGCCTGCAATGGCAATCCGGCCCCTGGACCGCGGCCTTCGAGGCCGAAGCCATGGGTGACGTGATGGTCAACGACGCCGGCAGCGAGTCGGCCGCCGGCTACGGCCTGCTGCATGTCGAAGCCGCGCGGCGCTGGCCCACCGCGGCCGGCCCGGTGCGCGTGTTCGCCCGCGTCGACAACCTCCTCGACCGCGCCCACATCGGCTCGGTGATCGTCAACGAAGGCAACGGCCGCTTCTACGAACCCGGCGGCGGCCGCACCTGGCTCCTCGGCCTCGAATGGACCTTCGCCCGCCCCTGA